From the Archangium lipolyticum genome, one window contains:
- a CDS encoding SDR family oxidoreductase: MKLSRRGFLKGAAAFGSLWAVGCASTSASTANRESPAKAPVPSTGRKRILILGGTGFLGPQLVEAARARGHSVTLFNRGKTRPQLFPDVEKLHGDRDPKVGEGLKALEGGSWDAVIDTSGYVPRIVRASAELLAPNVGHYVFISTISVYKELPRPGMDEDSPLATVADPTDENVSENYGALKALSEKAAEAAFPGRTTIIRPGLIVGPDDPTQRFTYWPVRVARGGEVLAPGANGADPVQFIDVRDLAEFALLAVENRDIGTFNATGPAKPLTMRELLEACKKASNSDATFTWADAGFLEKQNVKPWMDMPVWLPPAGEMAGMSSVSNARAVARGLKFRPVVDTARDTLAWFNGLPPERQAGLAKRAGLTPEREREVLAAWHQQHTGTSHASP; encoded by the coding sequence ATGAAGTTGTCTCGCAGAGGGTTTTTGAAGGGTGCGGCCGCGTTCGGCTCGCTCTGGGCCGTGGGTTGTGCCTCCACCTCCGCCTCCACCGCCAACCGGGAGAGCCCCGCGAAGGCGCCCGTGCCGAGCACCGGGCGCAAGCGCATCCTGATTCTCGGGGGGACGGGGTTCCTCGGGCCCCAGCTGGTGGAGGCGGCGCGCGCGCGGGGCCACAGCGTCACCCTCTTCAACCGCGGCAAGACGCGGCCCCAGCTCTTCCCGGACGTGGAGAAGCTGCACGGGGACAGGGACCCGAAGGTGGGCGAGGGCCTGAAGGCGCTCGAGGGCGGGAGCTGGGATGCCGTCATCGACACCTCCGGCTACGTGCCCCGCATCGTGCGCGCCTCGGCGGAGCTGCTGGCGCCCAACGTGGGCCACTACGTCTTCATCTCCACCATCTCCGTCTACAAGGAGCTGCCCCGGCCGGGCATGGACGAGGACTCGCCGCTGGCCACGGTGGCGGACCCCACCGACGAGAACGTCAGCGAGAACTACGGCGCCCTCAAGGCGCTCAGCGAGAAGGCGGCCGAGGCTGCCTTCCCCGGGCGCACCACCATCATCCGCCCTGGCCTCATCGTGGGCCCGGACGACCCCACCCAGCGTTTCACCTACTGGCCGGTGCGCGTGGCGCGCGGTGGCGAGGTGCTCGCCCCTGGCGCCAACGGCGCGGATCCGGTGCAGTTCATCGACGTGAGGGACCTGGCCGAGTTCGCGCTCCTCGCCGTCGAGAACCGGGACATCGGCACCTTCAACGCCACCGGCCCGGCGAAGCCGCTCACCATGAGGGAGCTGCTGGAGGCCTGCAAGAAGGCCAGCAACAGCGACGCCACCTTCACCTGGGCCGATGCCGGCTTCCTGGAGAAGCAGAACGTGAAGCCCTGGATGGACATGCCCGTCTGGTTGCCGCCCGCGGGCGAGATGGCGGGTATGAGCAGCGTCAGCAACGCGCGGGCGGTGGCGCGCGGACTGAAGTTCCGCCCGGTGGTGGACACGGCGCGTGACACGCTGGCCTGGTTCAACGGGCTGCCCCCGGAACGGCAGGCG